From one Solea solea chromosome 15, fSolSol10.1, whole genome shotgun sequence genomic stretch:
- the blnk gene encoding B-cell linker protein codes for MITKRSPAQRFPAETEMNLPSREECEGWDQAQVASFLCQNKMPECAITIKKMRINGKRFLNMFDSDFSKFSLIHQPQLQKIVQDIKRKDGSLLNKLRRLKNKQIPKVPARDYGGDEDIDDQFSEPDYDNDMYEDPHADQDDSYEPPPSHRPFTTTSSFPTGEYLDSCRNQPKHLPRKPFRPDKASRQLPPEPTHMGSEDEDYMNPDGNNDDDNYIEPAEDLPTNPLSLCRGRARKELPRLPATLPQPRSSPDFYEVPDKEQSSLSSASNRRCTISSTLLNLLPPKPCPRQNIRSAPTVQEPTQDDEYEVCDRDGNCSNKPAESRPPLVPKPLPRERSPKPPFRPRPDLIAKGFESQKLPVIQTEHTTPPKASTLDLSRPKIPLPQLTSMTTDRRSVSTENGLIEEDENADVYKKPWYSSTCNRKTADDALLRSNKDGAFMVRKSSGHDTQQPYTLVVLYKGRVYNIPIRFIANTQQYALGSEKKGEEHFSSISHIIESYQKTPLVLIDSQSNNKDAVKLCYPITPKPSPPTAN; via the exons ATGATTACG AAGCGCAGTCCTGCCCAGAGGTTCCCTGCTGAGACCGAAATGAACTTGCCATCCAGAGAGGAGTGCGAGGGCTGGGACCAGGCACAAGTAGCCTCCTTCTTGTGCCAG AACAAAATGCCAGAATGTGCTATtaccataaaaaaaatgaggatTAATGGAAAAAGATTTCTG AACATGTTTGACAGCGACTTCAGCAAGTTTAGTCTCATTCACCAACC gCAGCTTCAAAAGATTGTTCAAGACATCAAAAGAAAGGATGGCAGTTTACTGAATAAACTGAGAAG actaaaaaacaaacaaattccaAAGGTACCGGCGCGAGATTATGGAG GTGATGAGGATATTGATGATCAGTTCTCGGAACCCGATTAT GATAATGACATGTATGAAGATCCACATGCTGACCAGGACGACAGCTATGAACCGCCACCCAGCCACAGGCCCTTCACAACAACATCTTCCTTCCCAACAGGGGAGTACCTTG ACAGCTGCCGTAACCAGCCTAAACATTTGCCCAGGAAGCCCTTTCGTCCGGACAAAGCCTCCAGACAACTGCCCCCAGAACCCACCCACATGGGGAGCGAAGAC GAAGACTACATGAATCCAGACggcaataatgatgatgacaactACATAGAACCTGCAGAGGATCTACCCACCA ATCCTTTGTCGCTCTGTAGAGGCAGAGCACGGAAGGAACTCCCCAGGTTGCCTGCAACGTTACCACAACCTCGATCCAGTCCTG atttttatgAAGTCCCAGACAAAGAG CAAAGCTCATTATCGTCTGCATCAAACAG ACGGTGCACAATCTCCTCAACGCTGTTAAATTTGTTACCACCAAAACCCTGCCCCAG aCAGAATATCAGGTCAGCTCCTACT GTCCAGGAACCAACACAAGACGATGAATATGAAGTTTGTGATCGAGATGGTA ATTGTAGCAATAAACCTGCAGAGAGTCGTCCTCCACTCGTACCAAAACCTTTGCCCAGAGA GAGGTCACCAAAGCCACCATTTAGACCG AGGCCGGATTTAATAGCAAAGGGCTTTGAAa GCCAAAAGCTGCCTGTGATACAAACTGAACACACAACTCCTCCAAAAGCTTCCACACTAGACTTGTCAAGACCAAA AATTCCTCTTCCACAGTTGACCTCCATGA CAACAGACAGAAGAAGTGTCTCTACTGAAAATGGATTGATAGAGGAAGATGAG AATGCAGATGTCTATAAGAAACCCTGGTATTCCAGCACGTGTAACCGCAAGACTGCTGACGATGCTTTGCTCCGCTCAAATAAA GATGGAGCGTTTATGGTGCGGAAGAGCTCTGGTCACGACACACAGCAGCCCTACACGCTAGTGGTGCTTTACAAGGGCAGGGTGTACAACATACCCATCAGATTCATAGCAAACACACAGCAATACGCGCTGGGAAGCgagaagaaaggagaggag CACTTCAGCAGCATCTCCCACATCATCGAGAGCTACCAGAAGACTCCATTGGTGCTGATCGACAGCCAGAGTAACAACAAGGACGCCGTCAAGCTGTGCTACCCTATAACACCGAAGCCGAGCCCACCGACAGCCAACTGA